From Xiphophorus couchianus chromosome 7, X_couchianus-1.0, whole genome shotgun sequence:
CCTCAATCCACCCTGACGTTGTCTATTCTAATGAAACAGCACCATCTACCCAGGTGTTgtgctgtttgtcttttcttcgTCTTTCTCGCTGAAACAAATTTCGTTGCGCTTCAGGCCGACTCTGAttgttgagtaattttattacgACGCATCGCTGCTCTTACTTCAGTAAGACTTCTGGATGCTTTACCCACCGTGTGTAACTTCACTGAACGcagaaaaaacttgttttaaccaaCCAAGTTCACCAGATACACTGGTGATCTGCAGGCTCTGGTACTCCTGACCAGAACCTGCAGGCTCTGGTTGAAGTTTCATtcgttttatattgaaagaaactgatttggaaaaaaaaatgttagtcaTGTAAGTTGGCCTTTGGCTACTATCAACTTTTACTTCAGTAGTAAtttgttgaagtagtgctactcttacaaTTTGTGGGCCCTACCAACTTCTGTCTCACATTTCACCTTGAAAATGTGTCATTCCTGACTTCACTGCATGTCGTCTTCACCTTAATGTGCatccagcaaaaaaaacaaacggcAACAAAAGAAATAACCAAACACATTGTGTCCCACCAAGCAGGTTCTACTAGGCCTGGTTCAGCGCTGGCGTGTCTCTTCATCAGAAACATGTTGGTTTCAGTCAGACGTGAGACAAAGTGTAAATCCACCAGGTTCGATGCATCACAACAggaaacgttttattttttcttgttgattcaaagtttatttaactAGAAAGTCGCTTCTTTCTCAAAGAGCTTTGGCCCGGAAGGCCCAGtgttacaaaaaaacacaaaacaaatgtaaccaTAAATGCCGTCtactgacagaaaataaaacatcagtcaACATTATTACAGGGAAAATGTTTATCTTCCACTTTGGTGAAAGAAGTCTTTAAACTCATTAAACAGAAGTTTTGCTTCCTCtagtgtttgtttattttttaaaaacttttcatgGTTTGTTACTTAGCATCCTGTCACACTGTCAAAATTACAACATGCTTCCCAATGAgactcatttgtcagattaaaagtactttttggaaaaaaacaaccagttATAAACACTTttgatgataaaataatttgtgagtgtgtgtaaaAGGAATCTATCTAATGTGTTTAATTAGTGAATTCAGTTACagaactaaaaaagaaaaaaaatccaacaattaTGAAATATGAACATAGTTTACCTGACATGTCTTTTCCTCTGcctattaaaatttttattttaatgttcacAATATGAGTCCACTGCTGTTACTTTCAAATTACTAACCGATTTGTCACGTGTAGCATGATGCTGTATGCACAAGTGACAGTCTGATGGGAAACCCAAACATTTACTCTGTTAGCTGCTGTGTTGAAAACTATTTTCACCACAGAAACAATTAGTCCATTCCATTAACATTGGATTATTTAATCACTGACAGTAAATACAGCTTCAAAGAATCCAAGACGCATCTAAATGAACACAATTACATTTTGAACGTCGAACTGAGAAGCAGTAAAATGATCAGAGGGCAAACATGTCAGCAAATTACTGCTGACTGGTTTTTTTGGCGGCGCTGCAAAAATAACTTCTTCAAACGTTTGTTAATTTCCCTCATTTTGAAACCGTATATGAACGGGTTCAACAAAGGGTGATACAGAGATATCTGCATCGTCATTATGAATCGTGCGATTTTGGGGAAATCGGACTGCACTCGGGCTATAACCACATCGTACGTCATCAAACAGAAGTAGctggtcagaaccagcaggtgaGGCACGCAGGTCTCTACTGTTGTTTTCCTGGATTGCTTAGAGCTGCGGTAAGATATTCTAAATATGTTTGCGTACGTGAAGCTTGTGAAGAGCATAGGAAGCACtacaacatttgaaaaagctACAATCCCAAACACAGCGAGTGTTGTTGATCTCACGCACTGAAGGGCGTAAATAGTGTTGTTGCAAAATATTCCTTCCAAGTTAAATGTACATAATTTAGCTTGATAGCTCAGCATTGCTAGCACTACAGGATAAAAAAGAGCCACAAACAAAGCTGTGATCAGGAAAATACTAACCGTGCTTCTTTTCATTATATTTCTGTATCTCAGAGGTTTACATATCGCCATGTATCTGTCGAAGGCCATGGCTGCTAGCAGGAGGAACTCTGAGCCGCCGaaagagtaaaacataaaaaactgcaaaagacaAGCTGAATACGATATGATCGGTTTTTCAGATAAGAAGTCAATCAAAAGCTTTGGGTAAATGTTGGTGCTGTAAAGAAGACCGTTAAACAGCAAAGCTGCGATAAAGATGTACATCGGCTCATGGAGGTTTTTGTGAATCCAGATGAGATACAAAATAGTAGCATTGCTGCAGACTGTTAAGATGTACACAGTGAGTACAATGAAGAAGTAAAAATATCTGTATTTGTTCAGATCTACATACCCAGACAGAGTTATGTAGGAAATGTTGATCTTGTCATCCATAATAtagataaatatatacatacatatatatatttttacagccGACTAAAAGTCTTCAGACAGACAAATTCAGTTCAAACCTGACATGTGTCATTACCTGCTATCAAACTTGGTGTATTATGACCAGCAGAGGTTACAAAATTGTAGTCTGAGTCCTGCTGAATGCTTCTTTTATTAGATCCTCCCTCTCCACTTCAGAGGTGTAAATCTCTGAAGACCCGTACCATTACACAAACTGGTGCAGTGTTGCAGTAAAGACTGCATTTCACACAAAGTAAGAGAAAGAAGACAAACTCAGTGTTACAAAGCAGTGGCTAAACTACATTGTCAATGTGCATAAGAAATTATGTACATTGAAATGTACATAGTAATTTCgcaattataataaaatctaTATCGTATTCAATAAATAGTgctaaaaatatgaataactGTGGCCATCTCAAAAAAATAaccaagaataaaaataatgtagaacgttttttttttaaaatggaaaatggaatCCTAGTAGTCGCCTCAAATCACATATTTCATCCTGTACAACTAAaagtagataaaaataaactttctgtaTTAATTATACAACCTAAAATGCCTCAATCTGGAACTtgtgaaaaatctttaaagaaactttGTCCTTGTTGTTTCTTTCTAATTATCTTTCAACCACTTAGATTTGAAGAAGGTAACTGTTTCTCAATACTCAAAAATGGttcaataaatttaatttcatgtgTCCATAAAAATCAGTGGTTTTGTGAAAATCCACTATTGTAATATTAGAATTAATTGTTCTCTTCTCcatgaaaatgtaaagtttggtgGCCTAAACATGTTCAAGAACTCAACAAACTTTGCACAAAATTGTCCTCcatgtgaaaattaaatatatttaatggaATTGAAAGTGGGCGTGGCCATGTAGAGcgaaataaaaagtttcttgGAGGTATGTTGTAAAATATACGTTGAGCTAGCCATTTTGGGTCAAAGTGCAAGTTTGGcccatttttcacatttacacaaCTCAAACTTGAACAAACTCCTCCTTTGGATTTTGAACTATCAGCTTCATCTTCCTTCAGTATGCAGTCATTGAATGGGGgattaaaagttatcaaaaccgTGAGTTTTTGACCATGTTTAGGGGGCGTGGCCATGCGGCAAACTCAGCATACTcgccaaagcaaacaaaatactACAACTCTCACAATCAAAGGTCAAATTGTACCAAACAAATGAGCAAGTGATCCTTCTGGTTTTCATCCTATGTACCTAACTCTAGGGTTAGAGTTAGAGATATGGGACGAATCACTACAGTAATTGTTGTACCTGCATATCCTGCTCATACTGTTTGCAAACCTTCAGTCAATGGAAAGTAAAGTCTTAGAATTTCATGCTTGGATCCTTACACAGATAGACTCAGAACTGTTTTGAGCTGCTTCACAGAAACCTGGTTCTCCAAGTTGACTGACAATAACAGCAGACGGCCATATTCTCTTGAAAGAGGTTTGACATGAAGCTAGCTGATCATGAAGGAACGCTGGTTCTAAATGAGCAGCGTAAGATCTTTACTTACATTATGTTGtcagcattaaattaaaacagtttgtcaCAACTGTTTCACAGTCAGTGTATTTTCACAGTCCCAGGAGTACAGcctccaaaataaaagattatttccCTCTTGATACATTGAAAAGAATAACTCTTtggatgaacataaaaaaattatggacAGGATTTCCACCTGattactttgctttatttcagcacCATATGATTCTGTTATTCCTATTGAAAGCAAATGTGTTGgctcaatttattattttatggtttttctaatttaaatggAATGAGTTGGctccatttaatttattatggttGATTCAACTCATTTACTATAGTTGGACccaatgtaatttaaaagagcCAGCCCAACTAATTTGCAATGGTTTGgaccaaataatttattttacttgattaagattaatgcaaatttagaaaattgcATTAGTTGAAaccaactttttcttttttccaatttttttctccaaagagtttttgcggcgctagtggctcgtatttttttgtgacagtaggCAGGAAAGAGGGCAGGACATTTGACAAAGGTCTctgggaccgggagtcgaaccagcGACATCCGCGTCTAGGACTAaagcctccaaacgtggggcgtggtAACCCAccgcgccaccacagcacgcccaagAAACCAACTTATGTTAATTAAGTTGATCCAACTCATGAATATTAAGTTAGCTCAACAAACATGCTTCATGCTGAAAGAAAGCTATTTAATCGCGCGGAAATCCTTTCTATAATTTAATTACGTTAATTCAAAGACATGTTTTTAAGATACATTACATTAAGTGTTTTAAGACAGGACGGGCTGAAAGGGTAAAACGAACACTCAACAATTAGAAAAGGTACAAATGaactgtattttcaaaacccagccgccttactgtattttcatgctgtagtttttacagaaatttgTTACAGTGCAGTTCTTAAATGCCAATAGTgatctgcagagaaaaacaaatatctataGTTTAATGTGTAACTAAAACCGCTTTGAAGTTTTCCCAGGCACAGACAGTTATGTGGCGTGATCTTCCATAATCTGGCGTGATCCCCTGATCTCACTAGACCCTCCTCGCAGGGAGATCAATCTGACTATAATGAATCATGTTATCTCAACATGATTAAATTTCATAAACGTTAAGTTGTTGAATTTCTTGCTTATGCAACATGATTGTATCACGTTTTcgtttcaaacataaaattattgtGTGAAAAGTACATGATattcttttgttaatgtaatAACCCCCgaagttcatttttttcagtgtaagaaTGGAATGATTAAGACTACTTTTCTCCAAATCTTGGTCAGAATGAGGTCTGTGTAACAAAGTCAATTTTTGAGTGTTTCCACCACCAAAGAGAAGCCAACTTGAAAACACAGCAAGTGTTTGAAAGAACTAAACGCATACTTAAATATGAAAGCAGTTTATTAAGTAAAcgtttaaacaaaattatttgcccatgttgttgtttccttcagattCTAAACTTCACAGTACAACAAATGTGTCTATAAACACTAAAGAAGCCAAGCAGAATCTCAACAATGAAGTGAGGAGGAAGCAAGCAGCGCACATGTACATAATTTCACCCTTATtaaggatattttaaatatatagcataaaaataattttcaggcGTAGGTGGATACCCAATATGGTCAGTCTTGTACTGGAGTAAtgatgaaataactttttcatgtTGTATTACGTGCAGTAATACAATTTTGATTGCTTGCAGTCAAATAGTTGAAACAACAAATGTGGTTTTAATGGAATCCAGAATCATTTTAGTCATCGTGACACTTTGAAAACCAAATGAGACACAAGAAAGGGATTTGAGAgcagttacaaaataaaatcactgaattaCTGCTGGCACCTTTTTGGCTGAGCTGAACAATCTCCTCAGATGTTTGTTAATTTCCCTCATTTTGAAACCGTATATGAACGGGTTCAACAAAGGGTGATACAGAGATATCTGCATCGTCATTATGAATCGTGCGATTTTGGGGAAATCGGACTGCACTCGGGCTATAACCACATCGTACGTCATCAAACAGAAGTAGctggtcagaaccagcaggtgaGGCACGCAGGTCTCTACTGTTGTTTTCCTGGATTGCTTAGAGCTGCGGTAAGATATTCTAAATATGTTTGCGTACGTGAAGCTTGTGAAGAGCATAGGAAGCACTACAACATGTAATAAAGCTACAATCCCCACTGCAGTGATTGTTGTTGATCTCACACACTGAAGGGAGTAAATAGTGTTGTTGCAAAATATTCCTTCCAAGTTCAATTTACATAACTTAGCTTTAGCGCTCAGTGTTATTTGCACTGCAAAATAACAAGCAGGTAGAGACCAAGCTAGAACCAGGAAAATACTAACGGTGCTTGTTTTCATTATATTTCTGTATCTCATAGGTTTACATATCGCCACATATCTGTCGAAGGCCATGGCTGCTAGCAGGAGGAACTCTGAGCAAccaaaagagtaaaacataaaaaactgcaaaagacaAGCTGAATACGATATGATCGGTTTTTCAGATAAGAAGTCAATCAAAAGCTTTGGGTAAATGTTGGTGCTGTAAAGAAGACCGTTAAACAGCAAAGCTGCGATGAAGATGTACATCGGCTCATGGAGGTTTTTGTGAATCCAGATGAGATACAAAATAGTAGCATTGCTGCAGACTGTTAAGATGTACACAGTGAGTACAGTGAAGAAGTAAAAATATCTGTATTTGTTCAGATCTACATACCCAGACAGAGTTATGTAGGAAATGTTGATCTGGTCTTCCATGATATTTTCTACAGCCGACTGAAATTCTCCAGACAGGTTCAATTCAAATATAACACAGTTTGATCAACGTCCGATTCACAGTACAAGTAATTATCTCCAGTCGATTTTGCTGTGACCAGCAGAAGCTATGAATACGTATCCGAGtctgttgaatgttttatttgatcgGATCCTGCCCTCCCCTCTGAAGCGTGGAGATCACCAAGATGATGTCTGAACCCTGCTCTGGGCGTAGTTATCCATCACGACGTCATCAGACACCATCAAGGAGTTTTATGTACATGTGTGTTTGggaaagttattttttactgcTTCTAACTTCCTGGTTCAGACTTTTGACAAATACATCTTCATAGCAAAGCTTAGATGAGACGATCAAGGCTTTAAGTTCAACATAAAGTTGAAATTAAACGAATGCTGGTTATAAAAATGAGCAGAATATGATCTTTACTTAAGACAGTTTGTCTTTACAGCTTCTGAGTCGTACAATCCCAGAACagactttgaaataaaatatcattttacaCTAATAGAATATGATTAAGACTTTATTTCCCTCAATTTCGGTCAGAATCTGTGCAACAAAGTCAGGTTGGAGTGTTTCCAGCAGCGCAGCAGAGAGAAGCCAGCTTGTAATCCCAGCAAGtgtttgaaagttttaaaaaagcatgtttAAATAGGAAAGCAGTTTATTAAGTATAAGTTTTCACAAAGTTATCTACAGGTGTCTCATCCAGTTTTTGAAGTACACCGTACAACAAACGCATGTATGAGGTCACAAAGGTCACATATGTGCAGAGAAAGCAGCTAACATACAGTCACCACAGtcaaagatatttaaaaatgtagcataatcaagtttttttctttactgatcATGAGGAAATGTCCcattaagaaaagaaagtccAGTCTAGacttgagcttttttttaaaaatttattttcttactggCTATCAACCAGTCAAATAATCAGACATTTGCATGATTAATCTCTCCCAAACATATCTTCCCTTagagtatttattttcaataacaCAGCATCACACACAATCATCAGGAAAGACACCAAACTGTGTTCCCTAAGTGGAACGCAGTGAAACTctgtaattacaaaaaaacaggtAAATGGAGCTCGGGTCAAACGAGACGCTGGTTTAGGCAGGTTATGTTTTAAACAGTCCAGTGAATGAACTGCTCCAACAATCCACAAGCACTCCTGCTGGTTTCAGTGGACATTCAAGACTTGGTTGTCTTGTCACGATGACTTGGAGTTGGGAAGCAAAGTTGTTGTCCTCATGTGACGACACGATTCCgtcctgttgctgctgctgcgcaGTAACGATCGGTCGCGTCGCAATCGAAatgctcaaaataaaataaaataaaataaaaaaatcactaaatcaGTGAGCTGAACAATCTCCTCAGATGTTTGTTAATTTCCCTCATTTTGAAACCGTATATGAACGGGTTCAACAAAGGGTGATACAGAGATATCTGCATCATCATTATGAATCGTGCGATTTTGGGGAAATCGGACTGCACTCGGGCTATAACCACATCGTACGTCATCAAACAGAAGTAGctggtcagaaccagcaggtgaGGCACGCAGGTCTCTACTGTTGTTTTCCTGGATTGCTTAGAGCTGCGGTAAGATATTCTAAATATGTTTGCGTACGTGAAGCTTGTGAAGAGCATAGGAAGCACTACAACATGTAATAAAGCTACAATCCCCAGTGCAGTGATTGTTGTTGATCTCACACACTGAAGGGAGTAAATAGTGTTGTTGCAAAATATTCCTTCCAAGTTCAATTTACACAATGTAGCTTTAGAACTAAGGATAGCTAGCACTGCAAGATAACAAGCAGGTAGAGACCAGGCTAGAACCAGGAAAACATTCACATgactttttctcataatttttctGTATCTCATAGGTTTACATATCGCCACATATCTGTCGAAGGCCATGGCTGCTAGCAGGAGGAACTCTGCAAAAccaaaagagtaaaacataaaaaactgcaaaagacaAGCTGAATACGATATGATCGGTTTTTCAGATAAGAAGTCAATCAAAAGCTTTGGGTAAATGTTGGTGCTGTAAAGAAGACCGTTAAACAGCAAAGCTGCGATGAAGATGTACATCGGCTCATGGAGGTTTTTGTGAATCCAGATGAGATACAAAATAGTAGCATTGCTGCAGACTGTTAAGATGTACACAGTGAGTACAATGAAGAAGTAAAAATATCTGTATTTGTTCAGATCTACATACCCAGACAGAGTTATGTAGGAAATGTTGATCTGGTCTTCCATGATATTTTCTACAGCCGACTGAAATTCTCCAGACAGGTAAATTCAGTTTAAACAGTTTCATCACATTATAGTTTTACCATTCTCAATACATGTCATTACCTGCAGTCGAATTTAGTGTGTTATGATCAGCAGAATGTACAAAACTGTAGAGAGTCTGCTGAGTGATTGTTTTTTATAAGACCTTCCCCTCCCCTCTGAAGGTTGTAATCTCTGAAGATCCCACTGTTCTTTCTGTTGTATCATACAGTATCATTACACAACCATTCAGACACACGGTGGTATTGCAAATATTGCATTTCACACAAAGTACGATAAAGAAGACAGAGTGATTGTTACGAAGACGCAGTCTATAACTGTACATGCTCAATGGCAGCAATAAACAAACCACAGTATTCTACAAATACAATTAATTATCTGATGTGTAAATTATGCTGAAAGTGTAAATAATTACCTGTAAATATGAATTCCTCTCCTACTACTCCACACTAAACAGGTCAAGCATCTCTCTAAAGATCAGAAAGAATACAACTATTTTATAGGAGTCCGTCCGTCCATGGGGTTAGCAGAGAcacccagacttccctctctaGCCGATAACATGAGGGTTAGAATTATGAATGTTTGATGACACAACTGATTCATGGTGCACCAgagtttttatgtttggtatTCTGATGCTAATTCAGGGTCAAGTCTGAGATATTTTGTGCACCAGCTGGCACAGGCCAGGATGAGGAgccatcctcttcctcagctgAACATGTATCTTCAGCAGCGGACTTGGAGCCTGAGGGACAGGAACTGTCCTCGTCCTCACCCACAAATGTGTCTCTACGCATGTTGTCCCATCCTGAGGACGAAGGCCAATTTCCATCTACATCCTccaggtgtgtgtgcgttggAGAGGGGAATAGGGCcagtttgaaagtttttttttatattacattttattttctacctcTATAAATTCAAAACAACGTATGTGTACTGATGCAAATGTTTTGCGATTGTAGAAATGCCCGGAGCTGAAAATTCGCACACTTCTGGTTCGCAGAAAGCCAAGTCAAGTAACACCTGACTTTGTTTTCCCAAGGAACCAAGGTGATGGAAGAAGTTGCCACCACCAGTATTTTTGGTTTGTATATTCCGAAAAAAGTAACAGCCTTTCCTTCCTTACTTTAcaaattgttttctaaaaaaaaaattttttaaaatagaagtCTAACAAATTTGGGCCTGGAAACATGCCAGCTCTCAGCTCACGTCACACGACGACAGCCTTGAACGCCTAAATTCAATGAAAGCAAAGAGTTGGCAGtaaggataaaaaataaaagagatggGACTTTTTGAGGCTGAGAGAATAAGGTGGAGGGCTGTGCTGACCTGTCTCACTGCTACCATCTAGTAACATTTGGAAATTTGTCACTTAAGTTACACACAGAAGCATCGTTTTCACCATCAAATGGCAATTTCCTTAAAGAGGTTGAACTGATGGCAAAATTTGACCCGGTTATAAAAGAACACCTGAACCGTGTTGAGGAAGGGACCAGCAGTCACCACATTCAAAATGAACTCATCGGCATAAACAATTTCAACGATCGTTAGTGACATTAAACAagtggtgtttttttcttctataatTCCAGATTGCACTCCAGATATCAGCCGCACCGGACAGTTATCTGTTGTGATTCGAACCGTTTCACTACTGGAGAAGTCCCCAAGTTAAGGAGCATTTCAGTGGGTTTTGGGAGGCAGAAGAAGAATCCACAAGCTCAGCTGCTGCCTCCGCCTCTCTGCATTCGGGCCCAACACGACACCGACCAACATCACGACAGCATGGAGTGCAACGGTGATGTCAGTGAATCCCCAGAACCCCAGAAAggctaaaataaacaaacagcacaCATATTTAGAGTGGCCTCGTTTTATCCACTGATCacaagctgtttttatttttattttttaaagacaagATGAATAGAAAACCGTGAtgaaatttaaatcaaacaaaagtaaGAACATAAACAGACTCAGACGACAGGATTTAGAAAATCTCAAATAAGGAAAGGCAGACAATGCAAGACATTTTGATGAAGTCAACAAATTCAACGTTGACATATAACCTCTTGGTCAAGTTATATACATGTTTACAGACAATGGAAAAATGTCTCTCAGTCTTTCTGGCTCCAAACGAGGCAAATTGTGGAAAGACCTCTGTGTCACAATGGTCCTTTCTCCAGACGTCTAAATACATCCTTCATACATTATTACATTTAACCGACCCATATACAGATCGGCTCGTATATAATTGTTCCTTCCACAtcgcaaaaaaaacaaactaaacacaaTCTCAGCCATTTTGCACATTGGGTCACTGAAGGATGCAGTAACAACGATGCCAGAAGTGTTTGTTTATTACACAGTCTGAAAACCTGCATGTCAGGCTAACATGAGACACGAAACTGCTATGGGGAATTTGAAtgcttgaattatttttgaaaacatggcCAGCTTCCTGATACAGTAGATGTAGCACGAGACATTTCATTAGCcaaaataatttcagacagAACCGCTTCCGTCATGCTTTGGCTGGACAGAGCAACGTCTTCAGGTGTTTGTTGATCTCTCTCATCTTGAACCCGTACATGAACGGATTTATCAGAGGGTGATACAGAAACGTCTGCATCGTCATCACAAAGCCCGCGGTTCTGGAGAAATCCGCCTCCACTCGAGCCACAATTACGTCGTACGTCATCACACAGAAGTAGCTGGTCAGGACCAACAAGTGGGGCACGCAGGTCTGCACAGCCGCTTTCCTGGATTCTTTGCACCTCCGATGAGACGCCATGAATATCTTTGCGTATGTAAAAACTGTGAAGAGGGTGGGAAGGATCGCGAAATCGAATAAAGCGACGACCCCAAATATGGTCAGCGCTCTCGATCTGGCGCAGTGAATCGTGTACATCTTATTGTTGCAGATGATCCCGTCCAAGTTAAAGTTGCACAATTTGGCTTTGGCACTCAGGATGGCCAGCACGGCCAGATGGCAAGCAGGAAAACACCAGGCTAGAATCAGGAACGTACTGACGGTGCTTCTTTTCATTATATTTCTGTATCTCAGAGGTTTACATATCGCCACATACCTGTCGAAGGCCATGGCTGCCAGCAGGAGGAACTCTGAGCCGCccacagaataaaacatgaaaaactgtaaGAGGCAGGCCGAATACAATATGATCGGTTCTTCAGATAAAAAGTCCACCAGAAGCTTTGGGTAAATGTTGGTGCTGTAAAGAAGACCGTTAATCAACAAACCTGCGATGAAGATGTACATCGGCTCATGGAGGTTTTTGTGAACCCAGATGAGATACAAAATAGTAGCATTGCTGCAAATGATCAAAATGTACACtgtgaaaataacagaaaagtaaaaatatctgTATTTGTTCAGATCTACGTATCCGGACAGAGTTATGTAGGTGACGTTTACTTTACTATCCATGACTGTGCTAACACATTCTTCTGAGCTTCAGTCAGTAAACACACAGAGTACATGAACAACTGAGACAAACTTCTTCAATATCCAGCTCACAACAGGCGTCTATTTCGTTACCTGAATCTGGTGCATAATGAGGCTCGTGTGCGCCTGTGGAAAGTTTTTTATTACACAGTTTTCCCCTCCAAGGATGTAGTCTCTTTAGGGCTGCTTCACTAGTTAGTGTCTTTCACAAAACAGTGACATCACTGTGGCTctcacatgatcaatatcaccCAGCTGGACCAAAAATAGGATACATTTTGATATATGCTAATAATCAGTCCACAGTTAAAATATAGTAAACAATGTACCGTGTTCATCTCTGTGCGGACGGGGCTTTAATCGATTAACatttatgttgaaaataaaatggatgcaagaatattgttttgccttttattgCCTTGACTTGTGATTTAGAGAGCAAGCATTCATTAATTTCCcaattgcaaaaacaaagtgctgaatgtgatgaatttgtttttaatatttcatttcagtgaGTGAATCTGTTTCTTTTAGAGCCACATGATCTA
This genomic window contains:
- the LOC114148907 gene encoding olfactory receptor 6N2-like, with the protein product MEDQINISYITLSGYVDLNKYRYFYFFTVLTVYILTVCSNATILYLIWIHKNLHEPMYIFIAALLFNGLLYSTNIYPKLLIDFLSEKPIISYSACLLQFFMFYSFGCSEFLLLAAMAFDRYVAICKPMRYRNIMKTSTVSIFLVLAWSLPACYFAVQITLSAKAKLCKLNLEGIFCNNTIYSLQCVRSTTITAVGIVALLHVVVLPMLFTSFTYANIFRISYRSSKQSRKTTVETCVPHLLVLTSYFCLMTYDVVIARVQSDFPKIARFIMTMQISLYHPLLNPFIYGFKMREINKHLRRLFSSAKKVPAVIQ
- the LOC114148908 gene encoding olfactory receptor 6M1-like; the protein is MEDQINISYITLSGYVDLNKYRYFYFFIVLTVYILTVCSNATILYLIWIHKNLHEPMYIFIAALLFNGLLYSTNIYPKLLIDFLSEKPIISYSACLLQFFMFYSFGFAEFLLLAAMAFDRYVAICKPMRYRKIMRKSHVNVFLVLAWSLPACYLAVLAILSSKATLCKLNLEGIFCNNTIYSLQCVRSTTITALGIVALLHVVVLPMLFTSFTYANIFRISYRSSKQSRKTTVETCVPHLLVLTSYFCLMTYDVVIARVQSDFPKIARFIMMMQISLYHPLLNPFIYGFKMREINKHLRRLFSSLI
- the LOC114148677 gene encoding olfactory receptor 11A1-like gives rise to the protein MYSVFMDSKVNVTYITLSGYVDLNKYRYFYFSVIFTVYILIICSNATILYLIWVHKNLHEPMYIFIAGLLINGLLYSTNIYPKLLVDFLSEEPIILYSACLLQFFMFYSVGGSEFLLLAAMAFDRYVAICKPLRYRNIMKRSTVSTFLILAWCFPACHLAVLAILSAKAKLCNFNLDGIICNNKMYTIHCARSRALTIFGVVALFDFAILPTLFTVFTYAKIFMASHRRCKESRKAAVQTCVPHLLVLTSYFCVMTYDVIVARVEADFSRTAGFVMTMQTFLYHPLINPFMYGFKMREINKHLKTLLCPAKA